In one Silene latifolia isolate original U9 population chromosome 10, ASM4854445v1, whole genome shotgun sequence genomic region, the following are encoded:
- the LOC141606599 gene encoding uncharacterized protein LOC141606599 isoform X1, whose translation MQEHIILTLCEMEKIFLPSFFDIMVHLCVHLAVEAKIAGPVQYRWMYPLERLLRRLKCYVRNKNRPEGSIAEGYIIEECMLFCSKYLCEIETKYNQTERNADIEIDGYKGLAIFKPSGIPLGKAKTRHLTDIELMQALDYILKNCEEAESYISEYNEGVFDGDLFEWFRDKVSSLSNDGGDQVLTDLQILSSGPFKGVQCYSGFLANGFRFHTKDVEKKRRNQNSGIMVKGSGCDYFGILTEIICLIWMENVLIYFVVIGGMFIIKVEV comes from the exons ATGCAAGAACACATCATTCTTACATTGTGCGAGATGGAGAAAATATTTCTACCTTCTTTTTTCGATATTATGGTGCACTTGTGTGTTCACCTAGCCGTGGAAGCAAAGATAGCGGGACCTGTGCAATATCGTTGGATGTACCCACTAGAAAG GCTTCTGCGCAGGTTGAAGTGTTACGTTCGCAATAAGAATAGACCAGAAGGTTCCATTGCAGAAGGATATATTATTGAAGAATGTATGCTTTTTTGTTCAAAGTACCTGTGTGAAATTGagacaaaatataaccaaactgaAAGAAATGCGGATATCGAAATTGATGGTTATAAGGGTTTAGCGATATTCAAACCATCAGGCATCCCTTTAGGTAAAGCTAAAACACGACATCTTACGGATATAGAGTTAATGCAGGCTCTAGATTACATTCTTAAAAATTGCGAGGAAGCCGAATCGTATATAAG TGAATACAACGAAGGTGTGTTTGATGGAGATTTATTTGAATGGTTTCGTGATAAG GTGTCAAGTCTATCCAATGACGGGGGTGACCAAGTGCTTACGGATCTACAAATATTGTCTTCAGGTCCTTTCAAGGGAGTTCAATGTTACAGTGGTTTCTTAGCAAATGGTTTCCGGTTTCATACAAAGGACgttgaaaaaaaaaggagaaaccAGAATAGTGGCATTATGGTAAAGGGGTCTGGATGTGACTACTTTGGGATTCTAACAGAGATTATTTGTCTTATTTGGATGGAAAACGTGTTAATTTATTTTGTTGTGATTGGTGGGATGTTCATAATCAAGGTAGAGGTGTAA
- the LOC141606599 gene encoding uncharacterized protein LOC141606599 isoform X5: protein MQEHIILTLCEMEKIFLPSFFDIMVHLCVHLAVEAKIAGPVQYRWMYPLERLLRRLKCYVRNKNRPEGSIAEGYIIEECMLFCSKYLCEIETKYNQTERNADIEIDGYKGLAIFKPSGIPLGKAKTRHLTDIELMQALDYILKNCEEAESYISEYNEGVFDGDLFEWFRDKVLSREFNVTVVS, encoded by the exons ATGCAAGAACACATCATTCTTACATTGTGCGAGATGGAGAAAATATTTCTACCTTCTTTTTTCGATATTATGGTGCACTTGTGTGTTCACCTAGCCGTGGAAGCAAAGATAGCGGGACCTGTGCAATATCGTTGGATGTACCCACTAGAAAG GCTTCTGCGCAGGTTGAAGTGTTACGTTCGCAATAAGAATAGACCAGAAGGTTCCATTGCAGAAGGATATATTATTGAAGAATGTATGCTTTTTTGTTCAAAGTACCTGTGTGAAATTGagacaaaatataaccaaactgaAAGAAATGCGGATATCGAAATTGATGGTTATAAGGGTTTAGCGATATTCAAACCATCAGGCATCCCTTTAGGTAAAGCTAAAACACGACATCTTACGGATATAGAGTTAATGCAGGCTCTAGATTACATTCTTAAAAATTGCGAGGAAGCCGAATCGTATATAAG TGAATACAACGAAGGTGTGTTTGATGGAGATTTATTTGAATGGTTTCGTGATAAG GTCCTTTCAAGGGAGTTCAATGTTACAGTGGTTTCTTAG